GTCTGTACAGTGTATGTACGTAGTCAAACTGCAAAACTCTAGAAATTGGATCACTCCAACTTGGTTAATTTCCAATGTGAATCTACCTACTTACCAaccacttaattaattaattttttcctcgtctcttcttcctttttatgGGCACTCCCAAAGTGGAGAGGTTTTCgccaaaatcatatatatttatataaatcatatattattacataataatatttatcttgtgattaattactttttatatcaataattatacttcACATATATTACTAACTAATTATCTAATAGTATATTTGAGTTAGAATAATGCAATATTTGGGTATTGTGGTTAATAGATAGTGGGAGTTTGGAAACACAGATGCCAAatagtgaataaataaataataaagtggAGAAAGTGTGAAAGTCTACAGTTCCTCcacttttgtaattaatatccACTTTCCATGAAAAGTGGGAATTTTACGGTTACTGTGGCCCTTAAGGCCTTAAAACCGTCTTCTCCCTCATCTATATGCTTCATCAAAATACATCACTCCCACTCCCTGTTTCAGCTTCTTAAGCAATTTCCCAGTTAAAACTCCTCAAAAGTCAAAACTAGATCCAAGAATGCCCAACTCCTTCCACCTTCTCTTCATCTCCCTCCTCCTTTTCTTCACCTTCATCTTCACTTCCGGTTGGttttatctctttatttgcttttttgtGAATTATGGGTTCAACTACTTcatgtttatttctttatgaTTGCATTGCAGATGCCACCCAACTCATTGTAGTGAACAACTGCAAGGTTCACATCTGGCCGGCCATTCTTGGAACAGCCGGCCACCAATCACCAAATGACGGCGGTTTTCCTCTTTACAGCGGCCAACAAGTGGTGGTGGAACTCCCCCAGTGGTGGTCGGGAAGGATATGGGCCCGACACGGCTGCTGCTTTGATCAAACTGGTAGAGGTTCTTGCCAGACTGGAGACTGCAACGGCCAATTGCATTGTGCGGGCATCGGGGGCCAGCCACCTGCAACCTTGGTCGAAATGACTCTTGGAACTTCCACAAATCCCATGCATTATTACGACGTCAGCTTAGTGGATGGGTTCAACCTCCCGGTGTCAATGATCCCAGCGGGCGGTGGCTCCGCCTGCGGCGTGGCAGCGTGTGAGGCGGATGTGAACATGTGCTGCCCAGAGAATTTGGCGGTGCGGAGAGAGGGGAAGGTGGTGGGGTGCAAGAGTGCGTGTTTGGCCACTGGGGCCGATAGATATTGTTGTACGGGAGAATATGCGAGCCCGAAGACATGCAAGCCTACGGCTTTTGGACATTTGTTCAAGGCTATATGCCCTAGAGCTTACAGTTATGCTTATGATGAATCTAGTGGGCTAAAAACA
The window above is part of the Sesamum indicum cultivar Zhongzhi No. 13 linkage group LG7, S_indicum_v1.0, whole genome shotgun sequence genome. Proteins encoded here:
- the LOC105167141 gene encoding thaumatin-like protein; the encoded protein is MPNSFHLLFISLLLFFTFIFTSDATQLIVVNNCKVHIWPAILGTAGHQSPNDGGFPLYSGQQVVVELPQWWSGRIWARHGCCFDQTGRGSCQTGDCNGQLHCAGIGGQPPATLVEMTLGTSTNPMHYYDVSLVDGFNLPVSMIPAGGGSACGVAACEADVNMCCPENLAVRREGKVVGCKSACLATGADRYCCTGEYASPKTCKPTAFGHLFKAICPRAYSYAYDESSGLKTCRASRYVITFCPPN